Genomic DNA from Deltaproteobacteria bacterium HGW-Deltaproteobacteria-2:
TCGGCGACCGCTGGGCAATGCACCCACGACATTGGCATAATGGATATTACCGCTGACGTTTTCGGGCAGAATCGGCCAGGTGTTACCCATGGGATCTCTCAACTCGTGCGCGAAAACAGCAATATCCCGCAGGCACTTGAGCATGATGCTGTCGACATAGTCATCATCATTGCCCCACTTAGGCGCATTGCGGACAAAATCCAAACGCATTTCTTCCTGACCCTGCCAATCAGTAGCAATAGCCTTACTAAGCTCGGCCATGGTGTATTTCTTTTCATCAAAGACCAATTTTTTGATCGCCGCCAAACTGTCAATGTTTTCCACCCAGGTAAAGGCCGTTATCCAGGAATTGCCCTGGCTGATTGAAGGTTCATTCACATCCATGCCGCTTTCCACCGAGCGCTCGGAGATGCCTGACAGGAAAGGTCGCGGTGTAAATCGGGGAGCGTATTTTCTGCCCATGTTCACCATACGGGTCAGGATACTGAAGATAGTCTTCATCTGGAGAATCCAGGCATCATATACCTGCTCGTAACTGGTGAAGGTGGCCGGATCTGGTGTTTCAGCTCCGATTTGCATGTTGACCACAGGGTCGAAACCTCTGGTAAAGACATACTCGATGATCTTAGCGCAGTTGGCCGTTGCATTGGCCATGCGCATGGGCTGGAAACCGCGCTTGGTAGTAGGACAAGGCGACATACAGGCCTGATGCACCCAGGTGCGGGCTTCCTCGATGGGATGTCCGTGCCAATGCATGGAATTAGCGATCAGGATAGGATCATTACGCATTGAAGGATAACCGAGACCCTGACCTGTTGTCAAGTCGTTGCAGGCATCACTGCCATCTTTATTGACACCACCCAGAGTCCAGACCCATGTTCCTTCTATACCCTGCAATCCTTCCCGGATCATTTTCACCTTGAACTGAGAAATCTCGGCGGCCCGGATCAGAAACTCGCCGACCAGATCCATGGCCTCTTCCTTGGTGAGGCTCTTGTCGATGTTGACGTCCTTGTCGTAATACGGACCATGGTAGTAGTCCGGTCTGGCCGGCCAGGCGCCTTCGATGGCCTCGCTCCGGCTGAAGAGCTGAATGAATAGGTCATATTGGAAAGATTCCTGGAGGGTCCGGGGCGTCTTGGCCGGTACTCGTTCACAGCAATTGGCGAGCTGTAAAAGCTCTTCTTTGCGCTTATTATCGGTCTCGAAGTTTTCCGCAATGAGTCTGGCCAGGCGAGCAAAGCGCTGACCATGGCGAATACCGGCTTCGAGGGCTATTTTCATAGCTTCCCAATAATTCATCTTTTCATACAGCTCAGTAATTTCCTCATTGGCGGTAGGCATGTGGGCCATGGCATCCGCCTTATCAATCTGCTGGTCGATTTCATCGATAACATCTGCAAATCCCCGTTTGCCGGTCATAATGTACTCATAATCCTTGCCGGAATAACCACCTCTGGCGAGCGGGACACCCCATCCGATCGTGCCGGAGAGAATCTTAGATACATCGTCCATATCCGCGTAGGGAATCATCCGATCGGCATCGGCTTTTCCGGACCAGTAAGCTATA
This window encodes:
- a CDS encoding formate acetyltransferase, with translation MAEPATNASIKDLEKKQEWWWAAEKKRSKRLDYLRKAIWKKGAIGGNYPVGLHVDLEQGVLHTQAARDLELAPDPPVVKFAKLFAYYLDHKTIFITDKAQLVGYVGSLPNTVAWNPTVATLMNIEVLNDSTIIPEPLDDSLKVLNDIIAYWSGKADADRMIPYADMDDVSKILSGTIGWGVPLARGGYSGKDYEYIMTGKRGFADVIDEIDQQIDKADAMAHMPTANEEITELYEKMNYWEAMKIALEAGIRHGQRFARLARLIAENFETDNKRKEELLQLANCCERVPAKTPRTLQESFQYDLFIQLFSRSEAIEGAWPARPDYYHGPYYDKDVNIDKSLTKEEAMDLVGEFLIRAAEISQFKVKMIREGLQGIEGTWVWTLGGVNKDGSDACNDLTTGQGLGYPSMRNDPILIANSMHWHGHPIEEARTWVHQACMSPCPTTKRGFQPMRMANATANCAKIIEYVFTRGFDPVVNMQIGAETPDPATFTSYEQVYDAWILQMKTIFSILTRMVNMGRKYAPRFTPRPFLSGISERSVESGMDVNEPSISQGNSWITAFTWVENIDSLAAIKKLVFDEKKYTMAELSKAIATDWQGQEEMRLDFVRNAPKWGNDDDYVDSIMLKCLRDIAVFAHELRDPMGNTWPILPENVSGNIHYANVVGALPSGRR